One Mycolicibacterium goodii genomic region harbors:
- a CDS encoding glycine betaine ABC transporter substrate-binding protein, with protein sequence MRTRTRLVSAALVLAMTIAGCGLRSASGTVLDAEPGAIRHYDSLDGVPITVAAKDFTEQLILGNMVSIVLNAAGAEVTNMTNTPGSFGVRQAMLNGTATVSPEYTGNGWINYMGNAEPIPDPTAQWQAVSEADAVNKLTWLPPAPMNNTYAFAIREAEGERLGVTKLSDLARLPRSALTFCVESEFASRNDGFVPMLQTYGLSPDALGRVTHLDTGVIYTATANGDCNFGEVYTTDGRIPALDLRVLDDDRKFFPLYNLSVVVNTDLLDAHPELTAIFAELSPRLTNETMMALNAKVDSDGDDPAIVARDWLVSEGLLS encoded by the coding sequence ATGAGAACCCGCACCCGGCTCGTCTCCGCCGCCCTCGTCCTCGCGATGACCATCGCCGGCTGCGGACTTCGGTCGGCCAGCGGCACCGTCCTCGACGCCGAACCGGGAGCCATCAGGCACTACGACTCGCTCGACGGTGTACCGATCACGGTGGCCGCCAAGGATTTCACCGAGCAGCTCATCCTGGGCAACATGGTCTCGATCGTGCTCAACGCGGCCGGGGCCGAGGTGACCAACATGACGAACACCCCGGGGAGCTTCGGTGTCCGGCAGGCCATGTTGAACGGCACCGCCACCGTGTCGCCGGAGTACACCGGCAACGGGTGGATCAATTACATGGGCAACGCAGAACCGATCCCCGACCCGACGGCGCAGTGGCAGGCGGTCAGCGAGGCGGACGCGGTCAACAAGCTCACCTGGTTGCCGCCCGCGCCGATGAACAACACGTATGCCTTCGCGATCCGAGAAGCCGAAGGCGAGCGGCTCGGTGTCACCAAGCTGTCCGATCTCGCGCGACTCCCCCGCTCGGCGTTGACGTTCTGTGTCGAGAGCGAATTCGCCAGCCGCAACGACGGCTTCGTGCCGATGCTGCAGACCTACGGGCTGTCTCCCGACGCGCTGGGCCGGGTCACCCACCTGGACACCGGTGTCATCTACACCGCGACCGCCAACGGCGACTGCAATTTCGGCGAGGTGTACACCACAGACGGACGTATCCCGGCACTGGATCTGCGGGTTCTCGACGATGACAGGAAGTTCTTCCCGCTGTACAACCTGTCGGTGGTCGTCAACACCGATCTGCTCGACGCGCATCCCGAACTCACCGCGATCTTCGCCGAGCTGAGCCCGAGGCTCACCAACGAGACCATGATGGCGCTCAACGCGAAAGTCGACAGCGACGGCGACGACCCGGCCATCGTGGCGCGGGACTGGTTGGTCTCTGAAGGGCTGCTGAGCTGA
- a CDS encoding SDR family NAD(P)-dependent oxidoreductase: protein MDAPVAVVTGASRGAGRGIAAALLAAGWKVYVTGRTVTDPGPGGVAVPLDHCDDAAVGALFRRIADESGRLDLLVNNAAAIHDALVDPKPFWEKPIQLADVLDVGLRSAYVTSWHAAPLLLAQEKGLIAFTSSPGSVCYMHGPAYGAQKAGVDKLAADMAVDFRGTSVATVSIWMGILLTEKLRAAFAGNPRALAETAKHAETPEFTGRLIDAIYHDPGLEELSGRTVIGAELAARYGITDEGGRVPPSHRDMLGAPRVPHPAVVR, encoded by the coding sequence ATGGACGCACCGGTAGCTGTTGTCACGGGAGCCAGTCGCGGCGCCGGCCGCGGTATCGCCGCCGCGCTGCTGGCCGCGGGGTGGAAGGTGTACGTCACGGGCCGGACGGTGACCGACCCGGGCCCGGGCGGTGTCGCAGTACCACTCGATCACTGCGACGACGCCGCGGTCGGTGCGCTGTTCCGGCGGATCGCCGACGAGTCCGGGCGGCTCGACCTCCTGGTCAACAACGCCGCGGCGATCCACGATGCCCTCGTCGACCCGAAACCGTTCTGGGAAAAACCGATTCAGTTGGCCGACGTGCTCGACGTCGGGCTGCGGTCGGCGTACGTGACGTCGTGGCACGCCGCGCCGCTCCTGCTCGCACAGGAGAAGGGATTGATCGCTTTCACCTCGTCGCCGGGGTCCGTGTGCTACATGCACGGCCCGGCGTACGGTGCGCAGAAGGCCGGGGTAGACAAGCTCGCCGCCGACATGGCGGTCGATTTCCGTGGCACGTCGGTGGCGACCGTGTCGATCTGGATGGGCATCCTGCTCACCGAGAAACTGCGTGCCGCTTTCGCCGGGAACCCGCGGGCGTTGGCCGAGACGGCCAAGCACGCCGAAACCCCGGAATTCACGGGCCGCCTGATCGACGCCATCTACCACGATCCAGGGTTGGAGGAGTTGTCCGGGCGAACCGTCATCGGAGCCGAACTGGCGGCCCGCTACGGGATCACCGACGAAGGCGGCCGCGTCCCGCCGTCACACCGTGACATGCTGGGTGCCCCCCGCGTCCCGCATCCCGCCGTGGTGCGCTGA
- a CDS encoding response regulator transcription factor, with translation MYRADGSPIRVLLVDDERALTNLVQMALQYEGWVIDVAHDAAGAVEQYRANLPDLLVLDIMLPDLDGLGVLEQIRSFGTYTPTLFLTAKDSVADRVEGLTAGGDDYMTKPFSLEELVARLRGLLRRTAYLTPAADETLRVGDLTLDAAGHTVTRADTPISLTSTEFQLLRVLMRNPRRALSRTEILRQVWEYEFGGRTSIVDLYVSYLRKKIDTGRTPMIHTVRGVGYMLRPAE, from the coding sequence ATGTACCGCGCCGACGGGTCGCCGATCCGCGTGCTGCTGGTCGACGATGAACGCGCACTCACCAACCTCGTCCAGATGGCGTTGCAGTACGAGGGGTGGGTGATAGATGTTGCGCACGACGCCGCGGGCGCTGTCGAGCAGTACCGGGCCAACCTCCCGGACCTGCTGGTACTCGACATCATGCTGCCCGACCTCGACGGGCTCGGGGTTCTCGAGCAGATCCGCTCGTTCGGCACCTACACACCGACGTTGTTCTTGACCGCGAAGGACTCGGTCGCCGACCGGGTCGAGGGCCTGACCGCAGGCGGCGACGACTACATGACCAAGCCGTTCTCGTTGGAGGAACTCGTCGCGCGGTTGCGCGGCCTGCTACGCCGGACCGCCTACCTGACGCCGGCCGCCGACGAAACTCTGCGCGTTGGCGATCTGACCCTCGACGCGGCCGGCCACACGGTGACGCGGGCCGACACGCCTATCTCGTTGACCTCCACCGAGTTCCAGCTGCTGCGGGTGCTGATGAGGAATCCTCGACGAGCGTTGAGCCGCACCGAGATCCTGCGGCAGGTGTGGGAGTACGAATTCGGCGGCCGCACCAGCATCGTCGACCTGTATGTGTCCTACCTGCGCAAGAAGATCGACACCGGCCGGACCCCGATGATCCACACCGTGCGCGGTGTGGGGTACATGCTGCGACCGGCGGAATGA
- a CDS encoding sensor histidine kinase, giving the protein MRTWKSWSLRRQLVVGVSLVVMVALTTIGALSVLTLRSSMVGLIDSQLAGAADGFSKTVTKYRTTPLPGGNELPAPGTMKPLIHVMGQAQGNVIALIQHGQVADSAFFIDGEAKPAPPATTAALRDLAAAGPTPRNVELPELGWYRVVSHPGDGDETLVTGVSYTPAWEAMIRVTGIVSAMTVVALILTALSTIAIVGIALRPLRRVAATAAEVATLPLDRDNHAIAPRVPRGDTDPRTEVGRVGDTLNQLLDHVERALSDVAASDRRMRQFITDASHELRTPLAAIHGYAELTRQDSSVLPETTEYSLARIEAEAQRMNSLVADLLLLARLDEGQELDTTEVDLTELVADAVNDAAVSAPTHHWSVQVPEDPVWVRADHARLHQTLANLLSNARVHTPEGTSVQTTLVVRGSGDTSHAEVTVSDNGPGIDQNLLPHLFERFVRADKSRSRAAGSFGLGLSIAASIIEAHGGTISAQSRSGRTSFTIRLPNIPVTAPHKTSV; this is encoded by the coding sequence ATGCGCACCTGGAAGAGCTGGTCCCTGCGCCGCCAACTCGTCGTGGGGGTCTCGCTCGTGGTGATGGTCGCGCTGACGACGATCGGGGCACTGTCGGTGCTGACGTTGCGGTCCTCGATGGTGGGGTTGATCGACAGTCAACTTGCGGGCGCCGCCGACGGCTTCAGCAAGACCGTGACCAAGTATCGGACCACCCCGTTGCCCGGCGGCAACGAACTCCCGGCGCCGGGAACGATGAAGCCGCTCATCCATGTCATGGGACAGGCCCAGGGCAACGTCATCGCGCTCATCCAGCACGGGCAGGTGGCCGACTCGGCGTTCTTCATCGACGGCGAAGCCAAGCCTGCCCCGCCCGCGACCACCGCCGCACTGAGGGACCTGGCCGCCGCAGGGCCCACGCCACGCAACGTCGAACTACCCGAACTGGGGTGGTACCGCGTGGTCAGCCATCCCGGTGACGGCGACGAGACCCTCGTGACCGGGGTGTCGTACACGCCGGCATGGGAGGCGATGATCCGGGTCACCGGCATCGTGTCGGCGATGACCGTCGTCGCGCTGATCCTCACGGCGTTGAGCACGATCGCGATCGTCGGCATCGCACTGCGGCCCCTGCGCCGGGTCGCCGCCACCGCTGCCGAGGTGGCGACACTCCCCCTCGACCGCGACAACCACGCGATCGCGCCGCGGGTCCCGCGCGGCGACACCGACCCACGGACGGAGGTCGGGCGAGTGGGTGACACGCTCAACCAGCTGCTGGACCACGTCGAACGGGCACTATCGGACGTCGCCGCGTCGGACCGGCGCATGCGCCAGTTCATCACCGACGCCAGCCACGAGCTTCGGACGCCTCTGGCCGCGATCCACGGTTACGCCGAGCTCACCCGCCAGGACAGCTCGGTCCTGCCCGAGACCACCGAGTACTCGCTCGCGCGTATCGAGGCCGAGGCCCAACGGATGAACTCGCTGGTGGCCGACCTGCTGCTGCTGGCGCGACTCGACGAAGGTCAGGAGCTGGACACCACGGAGGTGGATCTCACAGAACTGGTCGCCGACGCGGTCAACGACGCCGCGGTGTCCGCACCGACACACCACTGGTCGGTCCAGGTGCCCGAGGACCCGGTATGGGTGCGTGCCGATCATGCGCGGCTCCACCAGACGCTGGCCAACCTGCTGTCGAACGCGCGGGTGCACACACCGGAAGGCACCTCGGTGCAGACGACGCTCGTGGTCCGCGGCAGCGGCGACACGAGCCATGCGGAGGTGACGGTGTCCGACAACGGGCCCGGGATCGACCAGAACCTGCTGCCCCACCTGTTCGAGCGTTTCGTGCGTGCCGACAAATCACGTTCGCGTGCGGCAGGGAGTTTCGGGCTGGGCCTGTCGATCGCGGCGTCCATCATCGAAGCGCACGGTGGCACGATTTCTGCCCAATCACGGTCCGGCAGGACATCTTTCACCATTCGCCTGCCGAACATCCCGGTGACCGCACCACACAAGACGTCGGTTTAG
- a CDS encoding alpha/beta fold hydrolase, with translation MDWNLEQTFDTAEGAIRWQRLGSDGDPVVLVHGTPYSSYLWRDIAPALAQNRQVYVFDLLGFGQSDQRKGQDLSIAAHAGHLVALLEHWGLDRPSMIANDIGAAITLHASLVHGAAYRDLVIFDAVTGSDWEMGLFRLVRRHPEVFEALPGYAHRALLTSHLQRATHTGFRPGVLERYLEPWLGEDGQAAFYRQYQQLSVDDTRIFEDKLAGIDIPVKILWGRDDLIMAPKYGEWIRDQIPHAEFHWIDDAGHVLQEDVPVQLLAYLTAPFTAGVSR, from the coding sequence GTGGACTGGAATCTGGAACAGACATTCGACACCGCCGAGGGCGCCATCCGGTGGCAGCGCCTCGGGTCCGACGGCGATCCCGTGGTGCTGGTGCACGGCACACCGTACTCGTCCTACCTGTGGCGAGACATCGCACCGGCATTGGCGCAGAACCGCCAGGTGTACGTGTTCGACCTGCTCGGGTTCGGGCAATCCGACCAACGGAAAGGGCAAGACCTTTCCATCGCCGCACACGCCGGGCATCTGGTCGCGCTGCTCGAGCACTGGGGCCTGGACCGGCCCAGCATGATCGCCAACGACATCGGCGCCGCGATCACGCTGCACGCGTCCCTCGTGCACGGTGCCGCATACCGGGATCTGGTGATCTTCGACGCGGTGACCGGGTCCGATTGGGAGATGGGACTTTTCCGGCTCGTACGGCGACATCCGGAAGTGTTCGAGGCGCTGCCCGGCTATGCGCACCGCGCGCTGCTGACCAGCCATCTGCAACGTGCCACCCACACCGGGTTCCGTCCCGGCGTGCTCGAGCGATATCTGGAACCCTGGCTGGGCGAGGATGGTCAGGCCGCGTTCTACCGGCAGTACCAACAGCTTTCGGTGGACGACACCAGGATCTTCGAGGACAAGCTCGCCGGCATCGACATCCCGGTGAAGATCTTGTGGGGCCGCGACGACCTGATCATGGCCCCGAAGTACGGCGAATGGATCCGCGACCAGATCCCGCACGCCGAATTCCACTGGATCGACGACGCCGGCCACGTGCTGCAGGAGGACGTCCCGGTTCAGTTGCTGGCTTATCTCACGGCGCCCTTCACGGCCGGTGTCAGCCGTTGA
- a CDS encoding carbon-nitrogen hydrolase family protein: MGEKLVVAAVQPRVLDGDVEANVASHVEAIVRADARLVVFPELSLTGYQVDAPTVDLAGDGVVKLVTACAATHSVALVGAPVETAGGRFIAMVQVHGGGVNVAYRKTFLSGDERRHFVAGDGPRVIEVDGWRVGMGICRDTGVDDHVRGTAALGVDVYVCGVARTTLERS, from the coding sequence GTGGGCGAGAAGCTGGTGGTCGCCGCGGTCCAGCCGCGAGTGCTCGATGGCGATGTAGAGGCAAACGTGGCCTCCCATGTGGAGGCAATCGTCCGCGCCGATGCTCGGTTGGTGGTGTTCCCGGAGTTGTCGCTGACGGGCTATCAAGTGGACGCGCCGACGGTCGACCTTGCCGGCGATGGCGTGGTGAAGCTGGTAACCGCCTGTGCGGCAACACATTCAGTCGCTCTGGTCGGCGCCCCGGTGGAAACGGCGGGCGGCCGGTTCATTGCGATGGTGCAGGTCCACGGTGGCGGAGTGAACGTGGCCTATCGCAAGACATTCTTGAGCGGGGACGAACGCAGGCATTTCGTCGCCGGTGACGGGCCGCGCGTCATCGAGGTGGACGGCTGGCGCGTCGGCATGGGAATCTGCCGAGACACCGGGGTCGACGACCACGTGCGAGGGACAGCTGCGCTCGGCGTCGATGTCTACGTCTGCGGCGTGGCCCGTACGACGTTGGAAAGGTCGTAG
- a CDS encoding alpha/beta fold hydrolase, producing MQAIDYQDSLREVTTDAGVLRYHEAGDGPPLLMLHGSGPGVTGWRNYRGNLAFFAQHFRCLVLEFPGFGVSDDFGGHPMLDAQKAAVVFADALGLDQVDIIGNSMGGGVGINFAINHPDRVRRLVAIGGIGTNIFGPGPSEGIRLLQEFTEDPTRARLVDWLNSMVYDPALVTDELIEERWALATDPETLESARRMYGKAAFAAMLEMMRNADFPLPWAIMHKVKAPTLLTWGRDDRVSPLDMALIPMRTIPNAELHVFPNCGHWVMIEAKAAFERTVLSFLTQDGN from the coding sequence ATGCAGGCGATCGATTACCAGGACTCCTTGCGTGAGGTCACCACCGATGCGGGGGTGCTGCGTTACCACGAGGCGGGTGACGGCCCTCCCCTGCTGATGCTGCACGGATCCGGGCCCGGCGTCACCGGGTGGCGCAACTACCGCGGCAACCTCGCGTTCTTCGCGCAGCATTTCCGTTGCCTGGTACTGGAATTCCCAGGATTCGGCGTAAGTGACGACTTCGGTGGTCATCCCATGCTGGACGCGCAGAAGGCAGCCGTGGTGTTCGCCGATGCGCTGGGTCTCGACCAGGTGGACATCATCGGCAACTCGATGGGCGGCGGTGTGGGGATCAACTTCGCCATCAACCACCCCGACCGTGTGCGACGGTTGGTCGCCATCGGTGGCATCGGCACCAATATCTTCGGCCCCGGGCCCAGCGAAGGCATCCGGTTGCTGCAGGAGTTCACCGAGGATCCCACGCGGGCCCGCCTGGTCGACTGGCTGAACTCGATGGTGTACGACCCCGCCCTGGTCACCGACGAGCTCATCGAGGAACGGTGGGCGCTGGCGACCGATCCGGAGACACTGGAATCCGCACGCCGCATGTACGGCAAGGCCGCGTTCGCCGCAATGCTGGAGATGATGCGCAACGCGGATTTCCCGCTGCCCTGGGCGATCATGCACAAGGTGAAGGCGCCGACGCTCCTGACGTGGGGCCGCGATGACCGGGTCAGTCCGCTCGATATGGCTCTGATCCCGATGCGCACCATCCCCAACGCCGAACTGCACGTGTTCCCCAACTGCGGGCACTGGGTGATGATCGAGGCCAAGGCCGCGTTCGAGCGGACCGTGCTGTCGTTCCTGACCCAGGACGGCAACTAG
- a CDS encoding nitroreductase family deazaflavin-dependent oxidoreductase: MRVPRPVAQFNRLITNPAARALTPWLPCLGTLEHTGRKSGKRYHTPLLIFETRDGFAILVGYGHESDWLQNVLAGGPTVLHRRGNRVVLGTPRLVSKAEAAPLVTPAHRLFYRVFPYNEAALVLTKTS; encoded by the coding sequence ATGCGCGTGCCTCGTCCTGTCGCACAATTCAATCGCCTCATCACTAATCCGGCGGCTCGCGCGCTGACCCCGTGGCTCCCATGCCTGGGTACGCTTGAGCACACCGGACGCAAGTCAGGCAAGCGCTACCACACGCCCCTGTTGATATTCGAGACCCGCGATGGCTTCGCCATCCTCGTTGGCTACGGACACGAATCGGACTGGCTTCAGAATGTTTTGGCCGGCGGCCCGACAGTGCTGCACCGCCGGGGAAACCGTGTCGTATTGGGGACTCCGCGGCTGGTCAGCAAGGCTGAGGCCGCACCCCTGGTCACGCCGGCACACCGGCTGTTCTATCGCGTGTTCCCCTACAACGAAGCAGCGTTGGTGCTCACGAAGACCTCTTAG
- a CDS encoding SDR family NAD(P)-dependent oxidoreductase: protein MPDLAKYGPWAVIAGGSEGVGAEFARLLAEAGVNLVLVARKPGPLEDTAQRCRDLGAQVRTVAVDLLDSASVGVITGSTADLEVGLLVYNAGASTCNEPFLDAPLDDFRKVLDLNVTRMMELVQHYARPMVGRQRGGVLVVGSLSGYMGADRHSVYGAAKAFSRIFAESLWLELRDHNVDVLELVLGVTRTPAMERVGLNFDVPDMIVNEPAEVAAEGLRYLSDGPVHVAGGNAADAVANSAPNRAEVVLRAHERIRRLINQGA from the coding sequence ATGCCTGATCTCGCCAAGTACGGACCATGGGCGGTCATCGCCGGCGGCTCGGAGGGCGTGGGTGCGGAGTTCGCGCGCCTGCTCGCCGAGGCCGGCGTCAATCTCGTTCTGGTCGCCCGTAAGCCGGGCCCGCTGGAGGACACCGCCCAACGGTGCCGCGACCTCGGGGCGCAGGTGCGAACGGTCGCGGTGGATCTGCTGGACTCGGCGTCGGTGGGCGTCATCACCGGGTCCACTGCAGACCTCGAAGTGGGGTTGCTGGTCTACAACGCCGGCGCGAGTACGTGCAACGAGCCGTTCCTGGACGCCCCGCTCGACGACTTCCGGAAGGTGCTGGACCTCAACGTCACCCGCATGATGGAACTCGTCCAGCACTACGCGCGGCCCATGGTGGGGCGGCAGCGCGGCGGCGTTCTCGTCGTCGGATCCCTGTCGGGTTACATGGGCGCCGACAGGCATTCGGTGTACGGTGCGGCCAAGGCGTTCTCCCGGATCTTCGCCGAGAGTCTGTGGCTCGAATTGCGGGACCACAACGTCGACGTGCTCGAACTCGTGCTCGGCGTCACCCGGACTCCGGCGATGGAGCGAGTCGGGCTGAATTTCGATGTGCCAGACATGATCGTCAACGAACCGGCGGAGGTCGCAGCCGAGGGCCTGCGGTACCTGTCCGACGGACCCGTGCATGTCGCAGGCGGGAACGCGGCGGATGCCGTCGCCAACAGCGCACCGAATCGGGCGGAGGTGGTGCTGCGGGCGCACGAGAGGATCCGACGGCTGATCAACCAGGGCGCGTAG
- a CDS encoding flavin-containing monooxygenase, whose translation MRAVSSTTENVVDVVVVGAGFGGLYALHKFRGDGLSVRVFEAAPEVGGTWYYNRYPGARCDVESLDYSYSFSDELQQEWTWTEKYATQAEILRYINWVADKLDLRSGITFNTRVVSAVLDETTLRWRVETDTGEVLTVKFVVMATGPLSSPLTPDFPGLDTFAGEVYHTAYWPHEDVDFTGKRVGVIGTGSSGIQSIPIIAEQASHLYVFQRTPNYSVPAGNRPLTPEELAEAKANYAERRRKSWRSGGGSPHVAHPKLTMEVSPEERREAFERRWQLGGVLFSKTFSDQMINPEANEEARKFYEEKIRAVIDDPEVADLLIPDDHPIGTKRICTDTNYFETFNRPNVTLVSVRKTPIESIDATGIATSEAHYDLDALVFATGFDAMTGTLAKIDIVGRDGQKLVDDWADGPRTYLGLGVDGFPNLFLVSGPGAPAVLANMVLHAEAHVNWISDAIGHLREHGYAAMEATPEAVENWIAECNQRADATLFPKANSWYMGANVPGKPRVFMLFIGGFGVYLDICAEVANAGYKGFRLLEEQPSIHSAPRGHGNHA comes from the coding sequence GTGCGAGCCGTGAGTAGCACGACTGAAAATGTTGTCGACGTCGTCGTGGTCGGTGCGGGCTTCGGCGGCCTGTACGCCCTGCACAAGTTCCGTGGCGACGGCTTGTCGGTCCGTGTGTTCGAGGCCGCTCCCGAGGTGGGCGGAACCTGGTACTACAACCGCTATCCGGGTGCCCGATGCGACGTCGAGAGCCTCGACTACAGCTACTCGTTCTCCGATGAGCTCCAACAGGAATGGACCTGGACGGAGAAGTACGCCACCCAGGCCGAGATTCTGCGCTACATCAACTGGGTCGCCGACAAGCTCGACCTGCGGTCCGGCATCACGTTCAACACCCGCGTGGTCTCGGCTGTTCTCGACGAGACCACGCTGCGCTGGCGCGTCGAGACCGACACCGGCGAAGTGCTCACCGTCAAGTTCGTGGTGATGGCCACCGGCCCACTCTCGTCGCCGTTGACGCCCGACTTCCCCGGGCTGGACACCTTCGCCGGCGAGGTCTACCACACCGCGTACTGGCCGCACGAGGACGTGGATTTCACCGGCAAGCGTGTCGGTGTGATCGGGACCGGATCCTCAGGGATCCAGTCGATTCCGATCATCGCCGAACAGGCGTCGCACCTCTACGTGTTCCAGCGGACACCCAACTACAGCGTGCCTGCCGGCAACCGCCCGCTGACCCCGGAGGAACTCGCCGAAGCCAAGGCGAACTACGCGGAACGGCGCAGAAAGTCATGGCGCAGCGGCGGCGGTTCGCCGCACGTGGCGCACCCGAAACTGACCATGGAGGTCAGCCCGGAAGAACGCCGTGAAGCGTTCGAACGCCGTTGGCAGCTCGGTGGCGTCCTGTTCTCCAAGACCTTCAGTGACCAGATGATCAACCCGGAGGCCAACGAGGAGGCGCGGAAGTTCTACGAGGAGAAGATCCGTGCGGTCATCGACGATCCCGAGGTCGCCGATCTGTTGATTCCGGATGATCACCCGATCGGAACCAAGCGGATCTGCACCGATACCAACTACTTCGAGACGTTCAACCGGCCCAATGTGACGCTGGTGAGCGTTCGTAAGACACCCATCGAATCGATCGATGCCACCGGGATAGCCACCTCGGAGGCCCACTACGACCTCGATGCCCTGGTGTTCGCCACGGGGTTCGATGCGATGACGGGCACGTTGGCCAAGATCGACATCGTCGGCCGTGACGGGCAGAAGCTGGTCGATGACTGGGCCGACGGACCGCGCACCTATCTCGGCCTCGGGGTGGACGGCTTCCCCAACCTGTTCCTGGTGTCCGGACCCGGTGCGCCCGCCGTGCTCGCGAACATGGTTCTGCACGCAGAAGCCCACGTCAACTGGATCTCCGACGCCATCGGCCACCTCCGAGAGCACGGATATGCCGCGATGGAGGCGACGCCCGAGGCGGTGGAGAACTGGATCGCCGAGTGCAATCAACGCGCGGACGCCACACTGTTCCCGAAAGCGAACTCCTGGTACATGGGTGCCAATGTTCCGGGTAAGCCGAGGGTGTTCATGCTCTTCATCGGCGGTTTCGGCGTATACCTCGACATCTGCGCCGAGGTCGCGAACGCCGGCTACAAAGGGTTCCGCCTGCTCGAAGAGCAGCCGAGCATTCACAGCGCGCCACGGGGCCATGGGAACCATGCCTGA
- a CDS encoding ferredoxin--NADP reductase, producing the protein MSDVESSTRIARLTVTEVIDESHDARSLVFAVPDEHRDRFGYRPGQFLTLRIPSERTGSVARCYSLASSPHTDDAYKVTVKRTDGGYGSNWLCDNVAVGTTIESLPPSGVFTPANFDDDFLLWAAGSGITPVMSILKSVLSAGSGRVILCYANRDERSVIFAAELRELAARYEGRFTVLHWLESVQGLPTRAQLRGFAQLFTGHESFICGPEPFMAVVRAALTEAGVPRQRIHLEVFQSLSGDPFTEAVPAPSSESAEPETDTGAAEAEIELDGTVHNLRWPRDRNLVDTMLAAGVEVPYSCREGSCGSCAATVLDGEIERGDTPILDEQDIADGLFLACQARPLSDRIRIEF; encoded by the coding sequence ATGTCCGACGTCGAATCCAGCACGCGTATCGCGCGGCTCACGGTCACCGAAGTCATCGACGAAAGCCATGACGCCCGGTCATTGGTCTTCGCCGTCCCCGACGAACACCGTGACCGCTTCGGATATCGGCCCGGGCAGTTCTTGACGCTGCGCATTCCGAGTGAGCGCACCGGTTCGGTGGCACGTTGCTATTCACTGGCCAGTTCGCCGCACACCGACGACGCGTACAAGGTGACGGTCAAGCGCACCGACGGTGGTTATGGTTCGAACTGGTTGTGCGACAACGTCGCTGTCGGCACCACGATCGAATCGCTGCCGCCGTCGGGCGTGTTCACCCCGGCGAACTTCGACGACGACTTTCTGTTGTGGGCAGCCGGCAGTGGCATCACACCGGTGATGTCGATCCTCAAATCGGTGCTGTCGGCCGGTTCCGGCCGGGTGATCCTCTGCTACGCCAACCGTGACGAGCGGTCGGTGATCTTCGCAGCCGAACTGCGTGAACTGGCCGCGCGTTACGAAGGCCGGTTCACGGTGTTGCACTGGCTGGAGTCGGTCCAGGGCCTGCCGACCCGGGCCCAGTTGCGCGGGTTCGCACAGTTGTTCACCGGCCACGAGTCGTTCATCTGCGGTCCCGAGCCGTTCATGGCGGTGGTGCGGGCCGCCCTCACAGAGGCCGGGGTTCCGCGGCAGCGCATCCACCTTGAGGTCTTCCAATCGCTGTCGGGAGACCCGTTCACCGAGGCCGTCCCCGCCCCGTCCTCGGAGTCGGCCGAGCCGGAAACCGACACCGGCGCCGCCGAAGCCGAGATCGAGCTCGACGGAACGGTGCACAACCTTCGTTGGCCGCGCGACCGCAATCTGGTCGACACCATGCTGGCCGCGGGTGTCGAGGTGCCGTACTCATGCCGTGAGGGCAGCTGCGGATCGTGCGCGGCGACTGTGCTCGACGGCGAGATCGAACGCGGTGACACCCCGATTCTCGACGAGCAGGACATCGCGGACGGGCTCTTCCTGGCCTGTCAGGCGCGTCCGTTGTCGGACCGGATCAGGATCGAGTTCTGA